The genomic region TGAAACCGGCTCGTGGATCTACTACTCCCTGCAAGGTAAAGGACTTGGCACCTTGGTACGCCACGCCATTGCCCAGACCGGGTTTAACCATTTTGGTGCCGCCAAACTCACCACCGCCTGGGCGTCAAGCAATAAAGCCTCCGCAGCGGTGAGCGCAAAGCTGGGCTATGCCACCATTGCTGAGACCACCGTCGAAGGCCTTGGCCCTGATAACCACACCGCACCCGGCGAAAGAGCCGAACTATTACGCCAGAATTACCAACACCCCGATAACCTGCACGTCACCGTTGATGGCGTGAACCCCGCTTTAGAAAAGCTGCTGGGCCTGTAAGGAGAAAACCCAAAGACAGCGGCACAAGCTCTCATCTTTTAATGAAAAGGAGAGCTTGTGCCGCGTGTTTATTGCGGTGGGATAAGACTTAGCGAACTAGCGCAGGGCGCTTCGCGTCGAATTCCCAATCCTTGATCAGATACTGCATCGCGAGTGCATCATCGCGGCCGCCCAATCCGTGCTGGTTATACAGTTCATTCGCTTCCGCCAGGCGGTCTTCATTAATCTGCAGACCCAGACCACCCGTATACGGAACATCGATTTCGCCGTTGACAATCTGCAGCGGATTCTTGGTCAATGCTTGACCATCCTGCCAAATCCAGTGGGTATCAAGCGCGGTGATTTCCCCTGGGGCTGCGGCGCCCACGTGGGTGAACATGGCCAAAGAAATATCGAAGTGGTTATTGGAGTGCGAACCCCACGTCAGGCCAAAGTCATGGCACAGCTGCGCGACGCGGGTGGAACCAGACATGGTCCAAAAGTGCGGGTCAGCCAATGGAATATCTACTGAGCCTTCGCGTACCGCATGCGCCATTTCGCGCCAATCGGTGGCAATCATATTGGTTGCTGTGCGCAAACCGGTAGCGCGGCGGAATTCAGCCATGACCTCGCGGGAGGAAAAGCGCCCTTCCGCGCCGCATGGATCTTCTGCATAAGCAATGAGTCCCTGCATGGCCTTGCCGTAGCGGATGGCATCGTCCAAGAGCCAGCCACCGTTGGGATCCAAGGTAATGCGCGCATCAGGAAACGCTTCTTTGAGGGCACGGATGGTTTCTACTTCATCATCGCCAGAAAGCACGCCGCCTTTGAGCTTGAAGTCTTTGAAACCATACTTTTCGGACGCCGCACGACCCAGCTCCACGACGGCTTCTGGGGTCAGCGCTTCCTCGCGGCGAATACGGTCCCAGCCTTGGGCCTCTGGCTCGCGCAGGTAAGGCAAGTCCGTCCTATCAGGATCCCCCACGTAGAAGAGGTAACCCAGGATGGGGACACTGGCGCGCTGTTGACCATCGCCAAGCAACTCGGCAACTGGAACGCCGAGGAGCTGGCCCATCAAGTCCAGCAGGCTGGACTCAATGGCTGTGACCGCATGTACGCCAATGCGCTGGTCGAAGGTCTGGTTGCCGCGTCCGCCGACATCTTTGCCCGCTACCTTGGCGCGAAACTGATTGAGCAAGGACTTGTACTGGGCAACGGGCTTGCCAATTAGAAGATCACGGGCTTCCTCAATGGTTTGCCGAATGGCTTCTCCACCTGGAACTTCGCCGAGGCCAACGCGGCCGTCGGAGTCCGTAATCAACGTGATATTTCGGGTGAAAAAAGGGGCATGAGCTCCGGAAAGATTTAACAACATGGAGTCGTGTCCGGCAACGGGAACGACCCGAAGTTGTTCAATAGTGGTGTTGTTCATCGCGATTCTCGCTTCGAATAGAGGATGAGGGGAAAGTTAGAACTGTCCGTCGAATACTTGTGGAACATCCCAGGGGTTGGCATCTCGCACAGGTGCTGGGCGCAGCGATTCTGGGAAGGATTGGTAGGCGACCGGTCGCTGGAAACGCTCAATTGCCAAAGTGCCCACGCTGGTGGTGGAGCCATTGGTAGTAGCTGGGAACGGTCCACCGTGAACCATTGCGTGGCCTACTTCGACACCGGTGGGCCAACCACCGAAGAGAATGCGTCCGGCAATTTCTTCTACGTGTGGCAACAGCTTCTCAACCTCTGCGAAGTCGCTTTCGGCAGCTTGGAAGGTAGCCGTGAGCTGTCCTTCGAGGCCATCAATGACGCGGATGAGGTCATCGACCGTGTTGTAGCGAATGACAAGTGAGGCCGGGCCGAAGAGTTCAACTTCGAGCACATCATTGGATTCAAAGGTGGCCAAGTCAGTATCAAAGATGACTGGCGCAGGAGCGTTTTCTCCCTCTCCAGCAGCACCTTCACCGGCTACGCGCACGCCGTCTTGGGAACGCAACTTCGACGTTGCCTCCAACCAGGCATTCGCAATATTTTTGGTCAACATGGTCTGGCCGTGGGAATTGTTGAAGTGCTCAGCGAGTGCGGCAACGAACTTATCGCCGGCATCACCTGCTGGCAAAAAGAGCAGTCCAGGCTTGGTGCACAGCTGACCTGCAGAACCAGTGACCGAGCCAAAGAAACCTTCTGCAAGACCCGCGGCATCATCCAGCGCGCCGGGCAAGACAAAGACGGGGTTGACCGCGCTCATCTCGGCATAGACTGGGATGGGCTTGGGACGTTCATTAGCGGTGTGGAAAATGGCCATGCCGCCGGTGCGTGAACCAGTAAAGCCCACGGCGGTAATAGATGGATCGGATACGAGGCGTTGGCCAATCTTGGCGCCGGGGCCAAAGACGAGGTTAAACACGCCGGGGTGCAAGCCTTGCTTGTCGATGGCCGCTTGAATTGCCTGGGCAACAATTTCCGAGGTACCAGGGTGTGCGTTATGGGCTTTAAAGACTACTGGGCAACCTGCGGCGAGAGCAGAGGCGGTGTCTCCGCCGGCGGTGGAAAAGGCCAGGGGAAAGTTGCTGGCACCGAAGACTGCAACCGGTCCCAATGGCACGCGGCGCTGGCGAATATCCACGCGCGGTGCTGGCGTGCGATCCGGCTGTGCGGGATCAATGCGCACACTATTGTCATTGCCGTGGCGCAGTACCTTCGCGAAAAGACGCAGCTGATTGCTGGTGCGTGAAGTCTCCCCGGTGAGGCGTGCTTCGGGAAGTCCGGTTTCTTGGGTTGCGCGAGCGAGGATGTCCTCGCGGCGTGCTTCAATTTGCTCTGCAATCTCGTCGAGGAAGGCTGCGCGTTCTTCGGGAGTGGTTGCCCGGTAGCTAGCAAAAGCATCCTTTGCTGCAGCGGTGGCTTGATCAAGTTGGTCTGCGCCGAGAAGCGAGAATTCTGGTTCAAGTGCTTCATTAGTTGCTGGGTTGAGACCAGTTACTGTGCCTTCAGAGCCAGTAACCCATTCGCCGTTAATTAGTGATTTGCCGTAGATATGCGTGCTCAAAGTAGTTCCTTTCTGAACGTATGGTGCGGATATTTACTTGGCTGGCTCGTGCTTTTCGGCACCGGCGCCAGAAGAGTCAATGAGGTTTTTCAAATCTTCCAAGTCCTTATCGGAAAGATTCTGCAGTGGTGGGCGAACTGGGCCGCAGTCGCGGCCTTGAACCTTCAGCCCGCCCTTGACAATGGAGACACCGAAGCCGTGCCCGCGGTCGCGAATATTGAGGTAGGGGAGAACAAAGTCCTTGAGCTTTTGCTGCACTGCCTCGGTGTTGTGCGCGCGGACATCGCGGTAGAAATTCAATGCGAAATCTGGCACGAAATTGAACATGGCGGAAGAGTACGTGCTCATGCCCATTTCCAGGAGGGACAGCGCGTAGGTTTCGGCAGTAGGTAATCCACCCAGGTAGAACAGGCGGTCACCGTTGGTGGTGGTCACTCGTGCCAGGTGCTCAATGTCGGCGGTTGCGTCCTTGTATCCCACAAAGTTTTCATGGCGCTCGGCCAGGCGTGCCAGGGTATCTGCGCCGTAGACCGCATTGGCACGGTTGTAGACGATGACGGACAGGGAGGTGGAACCAATGATGGCCGAAGCATGTTCAAATAGACCATCTTGGTCGCACTCGGTCAGGTATGGCGGCAGCAAGAGCAGACCTTCCGCTCCGGCCTTTTCTGCTCCCTGAGCGTGCTCAATAGCCTGGTGAGTGTTGCCGCCTGCGGAGCCTAGAACCGGCACATCTGGGTGAGATGCGTCTACGGCCAACTTGGTCACGCGGTGGTTTTCTTCCGGAGTCAGGCTGAAGCCTTCACCGGTACCGCCGGCGGCGAACAGCCCCGCGACCGGGTAGCTCGATTGCCACTCGATGTGGTTTTGGTAGGCCTTTTCATCCACTTCGTAGGTGGAGTCAAAAGCAGTGGCAGGAAAAGACAACAGACCGTCCTTGAGCTGCTGCTGCAACTCGGTCGGGGTAAAACGTGACATTTATAAACTCCTTGGTACGTGATGTGGATTACTCAACTCCGGAGTCTATGGAGAGTTGCAATACCTGTCCAACACTTTTAAGGCATACGTTAATACTCAAAAGGTATGGTCTGACTGGCTGGCATCTTCGCTGATGAGTTCAAAGAGTCGGTGGACGATGGGGTTGTCGGATGGGTGCTTGGCAATGATCTGGGTCTTGATAATTTCCTTTTCCAAATCCTCAAAGTGGCGAAGTCTTACTCCGGGGAAAGAAATGTGCTGTGCGGATTCAGGAACCAGTGCGATGCCGTGTCCGGATGCAACTAGGGCGATCATGGCGCCTACTTGGCTCAGCGAGTACGCCACTTGGTGGTGATTGACCTGGAAGTTGCGCACCGTGATGTCATAGAAATACCGCGCCTTGGTGGGCGAGTAAATGATAAGCGGGTGCCCACCGACGTGCTCGCGTAGTAGCGGTTTGTCCTGCAGCATCAAGGGATGGTCCACCGGAGCTGCCAGGACCAAGCTTTCGTGATGGATTTCTTCAATTCGGTAGTCGTCGTCGCTGTCTGCAAGGCGCCCGATGGCTACGTCGATGGTTTCATTTTCGAGTGCTTCTAACTGTTCTTGGGTGACCATCTCAAAGACTTCGATTTGAATTGCGGGAATTTTATTCTTGATAAATCGCAGCAGCGGGCCGAGTACGCTAAGTCCGGACGCGGCCGTATAGGCAATGCGAATCTGCCCACGCAAACCCGCAGCGGAAAGTTGGGCGAGCTTGCGTGCGTTCTCTGCAGAATTCAAGATGGTGCGCGCTTGCAGTACAAAGGTTGCACCAGCAGGCGTGAGTTCCACCTTGCGGTTATTGCGAAGCAACAGTGGGGTGCCAACATCTTTTTCTAACTTTTGAATCTGCCGGCTCAGCGGCGGCTGAGTCATGTTGAGTTCTTCTGCGGCGCGCCCGAAATGGAGATGCTCAGCGACGGTGACAAAGCACTGCAATTGGTCGAGGGTGTACATCCGGCTCCTGACGTATATGCGTTTAAGGTATTACTGGATACCTTAATAACCTTAGACAAACATCAATGAGCCTCTTTACGATTTCTTCTAGATGTGATGCCACGCACAAGATTTTTGTTTCGGCGGCAGCGCACTTGTGAACAATCGAAAAGAATTCAGGAGCTCCGGCTCCGACTATCCCTCAACGAAGGAGGACGATCGTGCCGCTACTGATCGTCGCACTGGCCGTGGTTGTGCTGCTGGTGTTAATGACCAAATTTAGGCTCAATGGATTTATCGCCCTGCTCACCGTTGCCATCGGTGTTGCCCTGTGGGGTGCATCCAGCGGAAATCTCGCTATCGACGGAGAAAACGTCGGAATCGACGCCATTCCAAAAATCGTTGCTTCAGGTTTAGGTGACCAGCTTTCTCACACGTTGATTGTCATCGGGCTTGGCGCGATGGTTGGTCGCGTCGTCGGTGACGCTGGCGCAGCGCAGCGAATTGCGCTCAAGATTGTTGATGTCTTCGGTGAAAAGAATGTCCAATGGGCGATGATTGTCACCTCGATGATCATCGGTATCACGATGTTCTACGAAACCGCTTTCGTCATCGTCGTTCCCGTTGCCTTTACTCTCGTTCGCGCTACTAAGACCAACCTGCTGTGGGTCGGTTTGCCCATGTCGATTTCGTTATCGACTATGCACTCCTTCCTGCCACCGCACCCAGGACCAGTAGCGGCCGCCGGTATCTATGAAGCATCAACTGGCCGAACCATTCTCTACGGTTTCGCCATCGCCGTTATCGCGGGTGTCATCGTCGCCATGATCTGGCCTCGCCTGCCGTTTGTGAAGAAGATGAATCCTTCCATCCCCGAAGGCCTAGCGCCGAAGCGGATGTTTGAAGAAGATGAAATGCCAGATACCTTCACCTCCATCGGTGTAGCAATTCTGCCCATCATCCTCATCGCTGGCGCGGAAATCTATGCAATGTTCGCGAACACCGAATCCACGCTTGGACGCATTATTGCGATGGTCGGTGCACCGGAAGTCGCGCTGCTTATTACGCTTTTCGTTGCCATTATCGTCTTTGGCCCGATGCGCGGTACGCCAATGTCTGAAATCGCAGCCTCCATGTCGGATTCTGCTCGCGGCATGGTCATGATCATCATGGTCATCGGTGCCGGCGGTTCACTCAAGGAGGTTCTGGTTTCCACAGGAATTGCTGATTACATCGCGGACTTCACTGGCGGTTGGGATCTCAACCCCATCATCTTGGTCTGGTTCACTGCCGTCATCCTGCGTGTAGCGCTTGGTTCTGCTTCTGTTGCAGTAACCACCGCGGCCGGTATCGCCGCACCGCTCGTGGCCGCCAGTGGCGTCTCTCCAGAGCTTATGGTCTTGGCAACCGCGTGTGGCTCCATCGCCTTTAGCCACGTCAATGACCCAGGCTTCTGGATGTTTAAGGAGTACTTCAACCTCACCGTTATCAACACCATCAAGGTACGTACCACCTATACCACCGTGCTTTCTATCCTCGGACTCTTCGGCGTCCTGGGTATGAGCCTGATTGTCTAATCATCACTTCCGCGTCATCCACGCACTTAAAACCATTCTTTGAAAGGTAACTACCATGTCTGCCAGCATCGATGCCATCCGCAAGGTCAAACTATCCTCCATTGTGCTTCCCCTCAAAACCGCAATCTCTGACGCAAAGGTCTTCACTGGTCGGCAAAAGCCGATGACAGAAGTCGTCTTCCTCTTTGCCGAGATCACGACCGAATCCGGCCATGAAGGCATCGGTTTTTCTTACTCCAAGCGCGCCGGTGGCCCCGCTCAGTACGCCCATGCTTGCGAGGTTGCGGATAACCTCATTGGTGAAGACCCCAACGATATCCCTCGTCTCTATGACAAATTGCTGTGGGCAGGCGCTTCCGTCGGCCGTTCCGGGGTGGCAACTCAAGCTTTAGCTGCGATTGATATTGCCCTGTATGACCTGAAAGCAAAGCGCGCCAGCTTACCGTTGGCCAAACTTCTTGGCCCTTACCGTAATTCCGTGCGAACCTACAACACCTCCGGTGGCTTCCTCAATGCAACAATCGAAGAGGTCAAAGACCGTGCTACTCAATCCATTGAGGAAGGCATTGGCGGAATCAAGATCAAGGTAGGACTTCCTGATAATAAGGAAGATATCCGCCGCGTGGCAGCGGTACGCGAGCACATCGGGGATGATGTTCCACTCATGGTGGACGCGAACCAGCAGTGGGATCGCGCAACCGCATTGCGCATGGGACGCGCGTTGGACGAATTCAACTTGGTGTGGATTGAAGAGCCTTTGGATGCCTACGATGCCATCGGCCATGCTGATCTTCGCCAAGCTTTGGATACACCGATTGCCACGGGCGAAATGCTCGCCTCAGTGCGCGAGCACCAGGACTTAATTGATACTCGATCGTGCGATATTATCCAGCCGGACTGCCCGCGCGTCGGCGGAATTACCCAGTTCCAGAAGTTATTGACTCGTGCGGATGCAGCAGGCTTAGATCTCGCACCACACTTTGCGATGGAAATTCACCTGCACATGGCAGCGCTCTTTCCTCGTGAACCATGGGTGGAGCACTTTGACTGGTTGGATCCATTGTTTAATGAAAAGCTCGAAACCCGCGATGGCCGAATGATTGTTCCGGACCGGCCTGGACTGGGCATTACGTTGACAGATCAAGCCCGCGCGTGGACTCGCGAATCAGCCACCTTCGGTGATTAATTAAGACACAAGAAATTATCCGCTTCCCCTTTTCACAGATGGGGAAGCGGATTTTTGTGTTATTCCGCAGCAACGTGTGGCAGCGGCATGCCGGCTTGCAGTGCGACGTTATAGATGATGGCGCCGACGGCTAAAACGCTGCCGAGGGCAAGGAGGATGTCGAGGTTGGTGCCAATTGGGTCGCCGTTTTCGATGTCTTTTTTGACGGAGCTTTTGGCAAGACCCCAGCTGGATTCAATGACTCCATCGGAAACGCGCTCGGAGCTGCGGTCGCGAAGAAATTCTGAGGATTGATTAGCAGTGCTGACAGAGCTGGTGGGTTGTTTGAGCAAGGTCCCGCTGAATGGAGATTCAGCCTGCCACTTGAGTAAGTCTTTGCGGATTTGGCTATCAGAGGCGGTGCTGCCGGTACCAAGGCCTTGGGCGGAGGCAACACCAGTAGAGACACCGGTGGATAAGGACAGGGCGGTTACTGCTGCCACGGCAGCGGCGATGATGCGCTTCATGAAAATCTTCCTGAGTAGGGCTGAAATAAACATGGTGGGTAGGGGCAATCAAGTGCCCCTACCCACGTAATCAGCACCCAGGAAAATCTGCAGCGCGAGCGGGCGTTATGCCCACTGTGGTGATTAAATTCGCCGACTTATCGGCGAATTTTAGATACGCCTTAGGCGTCTTCGCGCTCAAAACGCTCGCGCATATCGCGAACATATTCGCCAACTTCGGGGCCTTCGTATTCGCCCACGACATCGGCCACTTCACCCGCGGAGCGAATCTCGCCCTTATCAATCCACAGCGCGGTATTGCACAGCTGCGCGAGGAAGTCATTGGAGTGCGAGGCAAAGACCAAGATGCCGGAGCGTTTGACGAGCTCTTCCAAGCGCACGCGGGCTTTGGCCATAAAGGCGGCATCGACGGCGCCGATGCCTTCATCGAGAAGCAAGATTTCTGGCTCAATGGAGGTCACCACGCCCAAGGCTAGGCGCACGCGCATACCGGTGGAGTAGGTGCGCAGCGGCATGCCTAAGTAATCACCAAGTTCGGAAAACTCCGCGATTTCATCCATCTTGGCTTTCATTTGCTTGATGGTCTGGCCCAAAAATAGCCCGCGAATGATGATGTTGTCGTAGCCGGAGACCTCCGGGTCCATGCCCACGCCAAGGTCAAAGACCGGCGCCACACGGCCGCGTACATCAGACGAGCCGCGGGTGGGCTCATAGATATTGGACAACAAACGCAGCAAGGTGGACTTGCCGGCGCCGTTGTGGCCGACCAGCCCAACGCGGTCGCCTTCGCGCAGGTGTAGGTTGATGTTTTTTAGCGCCTCAACCACCACGACGTTGTCATCGTTTTTGCCAATGGCGCCGCCAGCGGAAGAAAGCATGGCTTTTTTCAGCGACCGGGACTTGGCATCAAAGATGGGAAAGTCCACGCACGCGTTATATGTATCGATAGAAACCATGGTTCTCCTTAAACCCAGTAGCTCACGCGGAAGCGCCATTGGCGCATCGCCAGCATGGCAACAAGTAGTCCAACTGCGGTAAATGCCAGCACAATCCACCAGTGGTAGGCCTCAATGGGCTCGCCAATTAGCGGTGAGCGCACAATCTCCAGGTAGTGGTACAGCGGGTTGATCTCCGCCAACCGCGCGCGGTCAGCAACCGCGCCACCTTGATCCGTCAGGGTCTTGGTCGTCCATACAATTGGGGTGACATAAAACAGCAATTGTGTCAGGGCTTCCAGCAAGGGGGCAACATCGCGGAAGCGCGTGGCCACCATACCGAAGAACATCGCTACCCACACGCCGTTGACGACCAACAGCAGCATACCTGGGATGACCAGGAAAAACTCCCAGCCCAGGCTGCGCGGGAAGATCACAATCAGCAGCAGCCAAATAATCAGGTTGTGGCCCAAAAACAGCGTTTGCCGCCACACCAGGCGGTAGACGTGCACTGATAAAGGCGCCGGCAACTGTTTAATCAAACCTTCGTTATCAATGAAGATCGTGGAGCCTTCCCGGATGGCACCGGAGATGAAATTCCACATAATCAAACCCACCGTCACGTGCGGCAGGAAGTCAGCCAGTGGAAGTTGAAAGAGCATCGAGTACAACAAACCCAATGCCAACGCCATCACACCGGTGGCGATGGTGATCCAAAAAGGACCCAAAATCGACCGGCGATAGCGCTGCTTGATGTCTTGCAGACCCAGCATAAGCCACAGTTCGTGCTGTTTAGCGCCCTGGAGGAGGTCTTTAAACGCCGCGCCGAAAGTCTTGGAATTAGACGGCGGTACGGTTTGACCCTCTGGAGTGCCCGTCATGCGCGCAATATCTGCGGCAAGTGTATTTTTATCTTGCTCCATGCCGAATACCCTAGTGCCAAGAGGCTCACTAGGTGGTTTTCACCCGCCCATAAACCCGTATAGAGTAGTGAGCGTCAAGAGCCAGCAGGAGGGAGAGCTTGACGTGGATGTTGCTAGCGTGCGCGGCCTTTATGCAGGGCTGTCTGACGGCTGGACATACCTAAATGCGCACGATACGCCACAGATCGCGGAGCAAGTCTCTGCAGGAGTAGCTCGAGCTTTTCGTATGTCGCCAGCTGTTGCGGCGATCGATGCCCCCAGTGGCTCGCATTCCGCTCCCGTGGTCGCGGGGCATTTAGAACGCGCGGATTTCATCACTACTGCGCGCCTGGCCATTGCGGATCTCACCGGTGCGCACCAAAGCGCTGTGGTTTTGGGTCCGAGTTTGCCCGTTTTATATTCCACGTTGGCATCCAACCTGGGTCCCTTGCTGCGCCGTAATTCGGCCGTGGTCTTGCAGCGTTTAGACTCGGCTTCTTTGGGTGATATTGACGCTACTATCCACTGGGCGCAGCCAGATTTGGGTACGGGGGAGTTGCCGGGCTTTCAGTTCAATGAGCTTGTCGATGGCACTACGAGGTTCGTTTCATTTACCGCCGCGCACACCACACTCGGGGCAGTGGCTCCAGTGGAAAAGATCACAGACATCGTACGGAACACATCGCGCGCATGGTCGCTTGTCGATGTCTCCGCGTTAGCCACCTACCGCTCCATCGATATCGATGAGCTCGGTGCAGATATCGTCGGTATTGATCTGGCCCAGCTGGGCGGCCCCGAAATCTCCGCGCTGGTCTTTCGCGATACCAGCATGTTCAAGCGGTTAAATATTCAACGCGAGGATTTAGAATCCCGGGTCTCTGCCGGTCTCGCCGGTGGCGTGGGGCCTTTGGTGGATCATTTGGCGCGCTTGGGTGACCCCGATGATGAGCTGCGGGGATCGCGTCGCACGCGGTTGCGCAATTCGATGGCGAAGGTTTCCGCGCATATGCGCCAGCTCAGTGATGAACTGTATTCCTTGATGGGCACGCTGCCTGCCGTGCACATTCTGGGTGTCACGGGTGAGGCTGCCGTGGGTGCACGCACCGATAACCGCATTCCGCGTCTGTCTTTCGCGGTGAAAAACGTTCCCGCCGAAACCGTGCACCAGCGCCTTTTCGGCAATGGCTTAGTCACGACATTGACGCCGCGTAGCGAGCTGCTTACGGAGATGGGTGTCGATGATATCGGCGGGGCAGTCACGGTGTCCCTGAGCCCGTTTAACACGGCTCAGGACATCGAGCACCTCGTTCGCGTGGTGGCCTCGCTGGCCTAGGACTAAGCAGGAGACTTAGTCCAACGGGTCGAGAACAATATCTTTATTGTTCTAGTACGAGCTTGCCGGTATGCGTGCTGTCCACCAAGTGCTTTAAAGCAGTGGAGGCTTGCGCCAGGGGCAGAACTTCATGGATGTGGTGTTTAACGCGACCATCTTCGAGCATCGGCCACACATTCTCGATCGTTTGGCGGACAATTTCTGCCTTGACCTCCAGCGAGCGGCGGCGCAGGGTCGTGCCGTGCAGGGAGATACCCTTCATCATCATCACGCCCATGTTGATCTCGGCCTTATTGCCGCCCTGCAAGCCAATGGTGACCATGCGGCCGCCTTCGGCGAGCGCGAACATATTCTTTTTCAAATAGGGCCCGCCCACGATATCGAGGATGACATCGCATTTATTTTTTAGCTCTTCGGCAAAGTCCTG from Corynebacterium ammoniagenes DSM 20306 harbors:
- a CDS encoding GNAT family N-acetyltransferase; protein product: MDLARIWPPFGLEITAHNGREEITLRAMRDEDILAIADVTPADIFGPEIPEHAFGWLFDAHNNPAQFRWAHRAQMSPAHWSLDLAIVHKGQVIGSVDMRANDFPANKTIETGSWIYYSLQGKGLGTLVRHAIAQTGFNHFGAAKLTTAWASSNKASAAVSAKLGYATIAETTVEGLGPDNHTAPGERAELLRQNYQHPDNLHVTVDGVNPALEKLLGL
- a CDS encoding enolase C-terminal domain-like protein, coding for MNNTTIEQLRVVPVAGHDSMLLNLSGAHAPFFTRNITLITDSDGRVGLGEVPGGEAIRQTIEEARDLLIGKPVAQYKSLLNQFRAKVAGKDVGGRGNQTFDQRIGVHAVTAIESSLLDLMGQLLGVPVAELLGDGQQRASVPILGYLFYVGDPDRTDLPYLREPEAQGWDRIRREEALTPEAVVELGRAASEKYGFKDFKLKGGVLSGDDEVETIRALKEAFPDARITLDPNGGWLLDDAIRYGKAMQGLIAYAEDPCGAEGRFSSREVMAEFRRATGLRTATNMIATDWREMAHAVREGSVDIPLADPHFWTMSGSTRVAQLCHDFGLTWGSHSNNHFDISLAMFTHVGAAAPGEITALDTHWIWQDGQALTKNPLQIVNGEIDVPYTGGLGLQINEDRLAEANELYNQHGLGGRDDALAMQYLIKDWEFDAKRPALVR
- a CDS encoding aldehyde dehydrogenase (NADP(+)); translation: MSTHIYGKSLINGEWVTGSEGTVTGLNPATNEALEPEFSLLGADQLDQATAAAKDAFASYRATTPEERAAFLDEIAEQIEARREDILARATQETGLPEARLTGETSRTSNQLRLFAKVLRHGNDNSVRIDPAQPDRTPAPRVDIRQRRVPLGPVAVFGASNFPLAFSTAGGDTASALAAGCPVVFKAHNAHPGTSEIVAQAIQAAIDKQGLHPGVFNLVFGPGAKIGQRLVSDPSITAVGFTGSRTGGMAIFHTANERPKPIPVYAEMSAVNPVFVLPGALDDAAGLAEGFFGSVTGSAGQLCTKPGLLFLPAGDAGDKFVAALAEHFNNSHGQTMLTKNIANAWLEATSKLRSQDGVRVAGEGAAGEGENAPAPVIFDTDLATFESNDVLEVELFGPASLVIRYNTVDDLIRVIDGLEGQLTATFQAAESDFAEVEKLLPHVEEIAGRILFGGWPTGVEVGHAMVHGGPFPATTNGSTTSVGTLAIERFQRPVAYQSFPESLRPAPVRDANPWDVPQVFDGQF
- a CDS encoding 5-dehydro-4-deoxyglucarate dehydratase, whose amino-acid sequence is MSRFTPTELQQQLKDGLLSFPATAFDSTYEVDEKAYQNHIEWQSSYPVAGLFAAGGTGEGFSLTPEENHRVTKLAVDASHPDVPVLGSAGGNTHQAIEHAQGAEKAGAEGLLLLPPYLTECDQDGLFEHASAIIGSTSLSVIVYNRANAVYGADTLARLAERHENFVGYKDATADIEHLARVTTTNGDRLFYLGGLPTAETYALSLLEMGMSTYSSAMFNFVPDFALNFYRDVRAHNTEAVQQKLKDFVLPYLNIRDRGHGFGVSIVKGGLKVQGRDCGPVRPPLQNLSDKDLEDLKNLIDSSGAGAEKHEPAK
- a CDS encoding LysR family transcriptional regulator — encoded protein: MYTLDQLQCFVTVAEHLHFGRAAEELNMTQPPLSRQIQKLEKDVGTPLLLRNNRKVELTPAGATFVLQARTILNSAENARKLAQLSAAGLRGQIRIAYTAASGLSVLGPLLRFIKNKIPAIQIEVFEMVTQEQLEALENETIDVAIGRLADSDDDYRIEEIHHESLVLAAPVDHPLMLQDKPLLREHVGGHPLIIYSPTKARYFYDITVRNFQVNHHQVAYSLSQVGAMIALVASGHGIALVPESAQHISFPGVRLRHFEDLEKEIIKTQIIAKHPSDNPIVHRLFELISEDASQSDHTF
- a CDS encoding gluconate:H+ symporter, which gives rise to MPLLIVALAVVVLLVLMTKFRLNGFIALLTVAIGVALWGASSGNLAIDGENVGIDAIPKIVASGLGDQLSHTLIVIGLGAMVGRVVGDAGAAQRIALKIVDVFGEKNVQWAMIVTSMIIGITMFYETAFVIVVPVAFTLVRATKTNLLWVGLPMSISLSTMHSFLPPHPGPVAAAGIYEASTGRTILYGFAIAVIAGVIVAMIWPRLPFVKKMNPSIPEGLAPKRMFEEDEMPDTFTSIGVAILPIILIAGAEIYAMFANTESTLGRIIAMVGAPEVALLITLFVAIIVFGPMRGTPMSEIAASMSDSARGMVMIIMVIGAGGSLKEVLVSTGIADYIADFTGGWDLNPIILVWFTAVILRVALGSASVAVTTAAGIAAPLVAASGVSPELMVLATACGSIAFSHVNDPGFWMFKEYFNLTVINTIKVRTTYTTVLSILGLFGVLGMSLIV
- a CDS encoding L-talarate/galactarate dehydratase encodes the protein MSASIDAIRKVKLSSIVLPLKTAISDAKVFTGRQKPMTEVVFLFAEITTESGHEGIGFSYSKRAGGPAQYAHACEVADNLIGEDPNDIPRLYDKLLWAGASVGRSGVATQALAAIDIALYDLKAKRASLPLAKLLGPYRNSVRTYNTSGGFLNATIEEVKDRATQSIEEGIGGIKIKVGLPDNKEDIRRVAAVREHIGDDVPLMVDANQQWDRATALRMGRALDEFNLVWIEEPLDAYDAIGHADLRQALDTPIATGEMLASVREHQDLIDTRSCDIIQPDCPRVGGITQFQKLLTRADAAGLDLAPHFAMEIHLHMAALFPREPWVEHFDWLDPLFNEKLETRDGRMIVPDRPGLGITLTDQARAWTRESATFGD
- a CDS encoding XRE family transcriptional regulator; the encoded protein is MKRIIAAAVAAVTALSLSTGVSTGVASAQGLGTGSTASDSQIRKDLLKWQAESPFSGTLLKQPTSSVSTANQSSEFLRDRSSERVSDGVIESSWGLAKSSVKKDIENGDPIGTNLDILLALGSVLAVGAIIYNVALQAGMPLPHVAAE
- a CDS encoding ABC transporter ATP-binding protein, which gives rise to MVSIDTYNACVDFPIFDAKSRSLKKAMLSSAGGAIGKNDDNVVVVEALKNINLHLREGDRVGLVGHNGAGKSTLLRLLSNIYEPTRGSSDVRGRVAPVFDLGVGMDPEVSGYDNIIIRGLFLGQTIKQMKAKMDEIAEFSELGDYLGMPLRTYSTGMRVRLALGVVTSIEPEILLLDEGIGAVDAAFMAKARVRLEELVKRSGILVFASHSNDFLAQLCNTALWIDKGEIRSAGEVADVVGEYEGPEVGEYVRDMRERFEREDA